TTCCGTCTCCACGTCGGCCGATTCGAGCAATTTCTGGATGCCGTGGGGCGTGCAGGGCTTGTAGAGCGCGTTGCCAGCGACGAGGCGGCCGACGTTCTCCGGGTGGAAGCCGTCTACGTCTTTTTCGGGGTCTACGGAGCGCAGGACGCGGCGTTTGTCCACCTGCTCTACGACCGGCATCTGGACGAGGATGCCGTGGACTTCGGGGTCGGCGTTCAGGTCGTCGATAGTGTCGTACAGCTCCTGAGCGGGCGCGTCGGGGTCGAGTTCGACGTGAATCCCGTTGATTCCGACCTCTTCACAGTCGCGCTGTTTCATCGAAACGTACGTCTCGCTGGCGGGGTCGTCGCTCATCAGGACCGTCGCCAGTCCGGGCGTGACACCCTCGTCGGCGAGCGTCTCGATGCTGTCTTGGAGGTCCGAACGGATTCGTTCAGCGACGGCGTTGCCGTCGATGATTTCGGTCATCACCTACAGGTGCGGCGTCGAGACTCTTGAACTCTCGGGTTCGTGCGTATTTCTTCGTGATTATTCGGAGAAATAGGCACAAACTTGCATTCTATCTGTCCGGGATAGCCGCAGGACGTATCCCGTAGTACCACACAAACATATTCTTTTGAATCAGTCAATTATTTAATTAAGTAGAATGATGATGGTATTATGTCGCCAGAAAACGACACGACCGAGACGGACAGCACGAACACGTGGGACCGACGAGACGCTCTGAAAGTAATGGGTGCGACGGGCGTCGGTCTCGTCGGCGCGTCCGCGGCATCCGGAAACGCGGCCGCCGCGGGTCCGACCGCCGTCATCGACACGAACCCGCTTCCGGTGACAGAAGGAACGACCGTCACCTTCGACGGCAGTAATTCGACTGGCGACATCACGAAGTACGAGTGGTATCGAAACTCCGCTGGCGACGGCTTCTACGGTGTCGTGAAGGAGGGCGAGACGTTCTCTGAATCGTTCGCACAGGGTGATTTCAGTATCAAACTCAAAGTCACCGATAGTAACGGCAACACCGACACCAGTCAGTTCTCGTTCAAAGTGTACGGTGACGGCACAGCCACCGCACCCATTCCCCGCATCGAGATGGTCCGGGGCGGCGACGGAGAAATCACGTTCGACGGCACCCGTTCGACTTCACCTCGCGGTGAAATCGTCGAGTACGAGTGGTCGCGTAACTCCGCCGGTGACGGTTTCTACGGCGTCAACTTCACCGGTCCTGGCTTCTTCGAAAACTTTGCCGACGGCGACTTCGACGTCCGACTTCGCGTCACCGACGAGGAAGGGCAGACGGCAGAAAAGGTAATCACAATCACCGTTTGACGCCGCCGGGGCGCCTCGTTATTTTTATTCGTACAGCGGGTTCGCCTCGCAGAGGTTCTGGACTTCCTCGGCGACTTCGGCTTTCACGTCTTCGTCTTCGTAGTTGTTGATGACCCGTGCGATGAGTTCGCCGACGTAGCGACAGTCGTCGGCGTCGAATCCGCGGGAGGTGAGCGCGGGCGTCCCGGCACGGATACCGCTGGTGACGAACGGCGAGCGCGTCTCACCCGGAACCGTGTTCGCGTTCAGCACGATGCCGACCTCTTCGAGGGCTTTCTCGGCGTCTTTGCCGGTCACGTCTTCGTGAGATTCGCGCAGGTCAACCAGCACGAGGTGCGTGTCGGTGCCTTCCGAGACGAGTCCGAAGCCTTCGTCCTGCAACGTCTCGCCGAGCGCCTTCGCGTTCTCGACGGTCTGGGCGGCGTACTCTTCGAACTCCGGTTGGAGTGCCTCCTCGAAACCGACCGCTTTTCCGGCGATGTTGTGCATCAGCGGGCCGCCCTGCATGCCCGGAATCACGGCCGAGTCGATGTCGTCGCCGTACTCTTCGTCGGCCATGACGATGCCGCCGCGTCCGGCGCGAATCGTCTTGTGGGTCGAACCGGTGACGAAGTCGGCGATGCCGACTGGCGAGGGGTGTTCGCCCGCCGCGACGAGACCCGTGATGTGCGCGATGTCGGCCAGATGGTAGGCGTCTGCGGCCTCGGCCGCTTCCTGGATGCGCTCCCACTGAATCTCGCGTGGGTACGCGGAGTAGCCCGAGACGACGATGTCGGGGTCGAACTCCTCGGCGTGGTCGCGGATGGCTTCGTAGTCGAGACGACCTGTCTCCGTGTCTACTTCGTACTGCTCGACTTCGTAGAGTTGGCCCGCGAAGTTCATGTGGTGGCCGTGGCTGAGGTGGCCACCGTGGGTCAGGTCCAGCGAGAGAATCTTGTCGCCGGGTTCGAGCATCGCGAAGTAGACTGCCATGTTCGCCTGCGTACCAGCGTGTGGCTGCACGTTGACGTACTCCGCGCCCCACAACTCCTTGGCGCGTTCGATTGCCAGACTCTCGACGGTGTCCATGTTCTCACAGCCACCGTAGTAGCGCGAACCGGGGTAGCCTTCTGCGTACTTGTTAGTGAAGACGCTCCCCTGCGCTTCCATGACGGCTTCGCTCGCGAAGTTCTCGCTCGCAATCATTTCCAAGGTGTCACGTTGGCGCTCGACTTCGGCTTCGAGGGCGTCTGCGACCTGCGGGTCTGTCTCGCGGACGCGGTCGTAGTCCATGCAAGAAACCCCTTCCGCGCGAAGTATAAGTGTACCTTTCGCGGGACTCCTTACCTTGGCGACAAGCATATAAACTCACGGTGAGATTCATGGTCTAACAGCGACATGATCGAGTGGGAGGAGACGGAGTCTGGGTTGCGGGTCTACGACCGTACGAAGACGGAGGTGTGTATTGACGCTGAGGACTGGGTGGGGTCGGATGCGGACTACGAAATCGAGCGACCTGTCGATGGAACGGTATCTGGATACGTCTCCGAACTGCGACTCCCGTCTGCGTTGGTGACTGCTTCTAGCCTGACGAGCGACGATGAGTACAAACACGGCGGCGACGCAGAGACCCTACAGCTTTCGGCCGACGACTACCTACTCAACATCGAAGCCAACATCAAGACGTACCTGCGCTTCTCGGGGCCTGCGACGATTTCGAAGAGCGAGGATTTCAGTGAACTTCACATCGGCTTGCCGGACGAGACGCTCGTAACGTTCGGATTTCGGAGCTTCAACGAAGAACCAGTCGAGACTATCACCGTCCCCCCGACGCCCGAAGGCGTCGCGACAGCGATTACGTACTCCTCGGCCACGCACAAAACTGACGGGCCGATGCGTTCGTATCCGACGCTCCGTAGTCACCCACCGCGAATAGAAGTCGGCAAAGACACCGAGATTCCCGATGCGGTTCGTGACGAGCGGTTCGAGACAGGTATCGAAGTCGTCGTTCCCGACGAGTTACGGTACACGTTCGTCGCGGCACCGCTCGCGTACTACTTGCAAGCGGAGATGACGGTCGCCGACTGCAACGCGCCCGTCCTGAAAATACCCGAAACTGGCGTGGAACACGAGTTCGAGTCGCTGCCGCAGTTCCAACACGAAGTCGTCGATATGCTTCGGCGGGTCTTCTTTTTGGACTGTCTCGTCCGGAACGAGGGCTACTACAGTTGGGACTTAGCCGAGATGGAACTCCTCGATACGGTCGGTATCGACGCCGAACGCGCCTACGATGCGACGCCCGCTGAACGACTCACTACGTATCTCGACGCTCCCTACGAGCGCATCGACGACGAGTTGCCCGAGTGGCACCTCGCTATGCACGT
The sequence above is a segment of the Halorussus halophilus genome. Coding sequences within it:
- a CDS encoding bifunctional methylenetetrahydrofolate dehydrogenase/methenyltetrahydrofolate cyclohydrolase translates to MTEIIDGNAVAERIRSDLQDSIETLADEGVTPGLATVLMSDDPASETYVSMKQRDCEEVGINGIHVELDPDAPAQELYDTIDDLNADPEVHGILVQMPVVEQVDKRRVLRSVDPEKDVDGFHPENVGRLVAGNALYKPCTPHGIQKLLESADVETEGAEAVVVGRSDIVGKPMANLLVQKTPLGNATTTVCHSRTKDLEAHTSEADIVIAAAGVPEFITGDMLKEGAAVIDVGINRVDADNDKGYELIGDVEYDSAKEKAGAITPVPGGVGPMTRAMLLYNTVKAAGRQEDVSVELP
- a CDS encoding PKD domain-containing protein, whose product is MSPENDTTETDSTNTWDRRDALKVMGATGVGLVGASAASGNAAAAGPTAVIDTNPLPVTEGTTVTFDGSNSTGDITKYEWYRNSAGDGFYGVVKEGETFSESFAQGDFSIKLKVTDSNGNTDTSQFSFKVYGDGTATAPIPRIEMVRGGDGEITFDGTRSTSPRGEIVEYEWSRNSAGDGFYGVNFTGPGFFENFADGDFDVRLRVTDEEGQTAEKVITITV
- the glyA gene encoding serine hydroxymethyltransferase, with amino-acid sequence MDYDRVRETDPQVADALEAEVERQRDTLEMIASENFASEAVMEAQGSVFTNKYAEGYPGSRYYGGCENMDTVESLAIERAKELWGAEYVNVQPHAGTQANMAVYFAMLEPGDKILSLDLTHGGHLSHGHHMNFAGQLYEVEQYEVDTETGRLDYEAIRDHAEEFDPDIVVSGYSAYPREIQWERIQEAAEAADAYHLADIAHITGLVAAGEHPSPVGIADFVTGSTHKTIRAGRGGIVMADEEYGDDIDSAVIPGMQGGPLMHNIAGKAVGFEEALQPEFEEYAAQTVENAKALGETLQDEGFGLVSEGTDTHLVLVDLRESHEDVTGKDAEKALEEVGIVLNANTVPGETRSPFVTSGIRAGTPALTSRGFDADDCRYVGELIARVINNYEDEDVKAEVAEEVQNLCEANPLYE